From the Echeneis naucrates chromosome 7, fEcheNa1.1, whole genome shotgun sequence genome, the window TTCTCATTATTTATCGCAGAGCTCCAGACACTCCAAGCTGGAAAAAGCAGACATCCTGGAGATGACAGTGAAGCACTTGAGGAACCTGCAGCGCGTTCAAATGAGCGGTAAGCATACAATCTTACAAAATGTACCCTCCCAcccccaaaagaaaaacaaaacaactttatgAGCTCACCGAGAAGAAGATGAGGGGTCCAAGCAGCTCCAAAGACTAatgtccctcctctgtctccccccagcagcactgtctgcagatgCCACCGTCCTGAGTAAATACAGAGCCGGATTCAACGAGTGCATGAACGAGGTAACCCGCTTCCTGTCCACCTCAGAGGGGGTGAACACGGAGGTGAGGTCCAGGCTGCTCAGCCACCTGTCCAGCTGCATGAGCCAGATGATGTCGGCCAACTACCTGCAGCAGGCCCCGTCCCAGCCGGCCCACCTGGCCCAGCCGCTCCACGTACAGCTCCCCTCCACCCTGCCCATCAGCGGGGCCGCCATGAGCTCCAAGCTCAGCCCCTCCGAGGCCGTGTCCCCGAAGGTGTTCGGCGGCTTCCAGCTGGTGCCCGCCACCGATGGACAGTTCGCTTTCCTGATCCCCAATCCGGCCTTCGCCTCGGCCACGGCTCCCGTCATCCCCCTCTACACGAACGCGGGAGTGCCCGTCGCGGTCAACGCCAGCCCGGTGCACGGCAGCTCGGCCCCGACCGCGGCCTCTCCGGTCCACGGCATGACCTCCTTCTCCGGGGGCTCCCAGGCGGTCAGTCCGGTGGGGGTCAGCACCGGCTCGGAGAGCAGCGAGCCCGTGTGGCGGCCCTGGTAGCTTCGGGGACAATGGACGGGAGAGACTCCAATGGAAACCGGTTTGCATTCAATTCTCCAGATTAGACATTTAActgactgcacacacaaactgttgcTGGGCTCGAACCTGTGACTTTTCCCACTATGGACCGGTAACTCTAACCACCCCCAGTCTAGTTCTGGTTGTTTCGTTTTATGGAACAGGGGGCTAATCATGGCacatggtttttcttttttttataatttattgtCCGATTCCAACATTTGGACGTCGGTGATAAACTCGCTGTAAATGCAGAAGAATTATAGGAAACTTTTGTAATGAAGTACTTTTTATGAAAGGGTTTTTAGTTTTGTACAGAGTTGTTATGTATTGTTATACcaaagctgtgttttatattctgttggtttgtgttgaaaagaaaaactaaagttGGGTGAGGACCCATTGTTTTAATAAATGACTTTTCAGAAATGAATGTCTTGTCCACATCCTGTCTCTAACACTTCCATGATGCTTTTCTGTGCAGTCTTAAAAGTCGTCCTTAAAAGCCA encodes:
- the her9 gene encoding hairy-related 9 isoform X1, translating into MPADTMEKQTASPIAGAPANGSHTPDKPKNASEHRKSSKPIMEKRRRARINESLGQLKTLILDALKKDSSRHSKLEKADILEMTVKHLRNLQRVQMSAALSADATVLSKYRAGFNECMNEVTRFLSTSEGVNTEVRSRLLSHLSSCMSQMMSANYLQQAPSQPAHLAQPLHVQLPSTLPISGAAMSSKLSPSEAVSPKVFGGFQLVPATDGQFAFLIPNPAFASATAPVIPLYTNAGVPVAVNASPVHGSSAPTAASPVHGMTSFSGGSQAVSPVGVSTGSESSEPVWRPW
- the her9 gene encoding hairy-related 9 isoform X2, with protein sequence MPADTMEKQTASPIAGAPANGSHTPDKPKNASEHRKSSKPIMEKRRRARINESLGQLKTLILDALKKDSSRHSKLEKADILEMTVKHLRNLQRVQMSALSADATVLSKYRAGFNECMNEVTRFLSTSEGVNTEVRSRLLSHLSSCMSQMMSANYLQQAPSQPAHLAQPLHVQLPSTLPISGAAMSSKLSPSEAVSPKVFGGFQLVPATDGQFAFLIPNPAFASATAPVIPLYTNAGVPVAVNASPVHGSSAPTAASPVHGMTSFSGGSQAVSPVGVSTGSESSEPVWRPW